CTCTACAGTACCCAAGACAAGTCAATAGCCCAACTCTCAGTGTGCGCGAGGCTATGCACTATGGCCTGCCTGCTCTGCAAGCTCCCGCCTTTTCCCAGCTTCGGCATCAGCCCCGGCGCCACCAACTTCACCtgcatacacacacacacgcattTCATCAAATACTTGGCGCACAAAAGCAACACACACTCCAGCACTGTAAATTGACAAAGCCTACGCAACGTTGCTGAGCCTGGCAGGACGATCCGGTACGGGAAGGTCCACGGAAGCGTCGTAGGCGCGAGTGATGGCCCCTCCGAGCCACTGAGCCGCCACCGAGTCGCCAACTCGGGCCTTCTCGAACGGGTCCGCAGTGTTCAAAACTCGGAGCGCCGCTTCCACCAAGCTCTCGTCTCCgctcatgttttttttctttttcttctgccaAACCCAAACAACTTTTTGTGGCTAGAAACTTTTACCTAAAGAGAAAAGTCCGAATTTGTTGCGTTTAATTCGGGTCGGGTTCGAGGAAAATTTAATTTGCCAAGCAGGACCTGAGGTTGGAGGTAATTGCATTTTGTGACAAGCGTCGTCTGTGACTGTGTCGTTGTCCCTGACTCTGTGGGACTTGAGCTGCAGGGATGAGTCAGCACGCGGGCCCGAGGGCCGAGTCGACTCACCACCGACTCTACGAGTTCGCGAAAGCTGCACTCACCAGGATCTTCGTGCATCCTTACGCTACGGTCTGTTTCTTCTGCCCTAGAaatctctgtctctctcttcacaGGCACAGTTTTGTGTTTGTATAATTGAGTGATGTGGTTTTCAAGGTGTGTGAATTGTATTGCGGTGGAGGAGTTGATGCAGAGAAATGGGACGAAGCTCAAATTGGCCATTACATTGGAATTGGTATGGTTTCGTGTGTTTTCTGTGTATATTTTTGTACAATGGCTGAGTTAAAAATGGTGGTGCTTGTTGTTGCAATGGGTAGATGGTTCATCATCTGGAATAAACCAAAGAAGAGAAGCATGGGAGAGCCAGAGGAAGGCTTATACTGCTGATTTTTTTGAGCTTGACCCTTGCATGGTCAGACTCTCTTTCTTTACTCTGCATTGtttgtctttgttgtttttgcttcCTTTATTTGAAGATTTAGAATCAGGTGGCTTTATTCTAGCATGAATTGGGTGTCTTCGTTGGTGTTCAATTTCGTTATTTGTCTAATAACTGTTGTAGTGGAGGCCTTCAGAGGAATTGGTTTGAATGAAAGGATAACGATTTTGGGACCTGGTGATATAAGGTATCATTTCTATAGCTATAAAGCAATTGACCTCATGAGCCATATGGTTGAGCAACTCACTTTGGCGGACAATTTAACCAATGTAACTCCATGAATTCTTTAGCAGTGCCTTTAAGAAGTTTCCATGAAATGTGAAAGTAAAGATTTTGTTGTCGTTTGAAACCCAAAATTGTCACTAGCCAGATACGAAGTGTGCTGActtaaattttgatttctctCCTTTGCTTCTGTAGTTACTCTTGATTTCGCACATAGACTGTTTTTCCATAAACTaacaattgaaattttgtCGTAGTTGGTACTGTGCAATTTCAGTCACAAGTTTCAACTGTATCTGATGACTGTTGTTCGTTGACATTTATCCAGGACTCAACTGATATGAAATTAGCTCTAGatgataaatttatatatatgggttgaaaattttggctGCTTTAAGTTGCTTTGGAtaattttctgtctttttagTCCTGCATTATTTGACAGTGGATTGCTTTGATAGGAAGATGTAGAGATACATCTGAAAGATCAGACAAACCCGGCAGATTTAGTTTGCTGCTTGAAGAATTTGCAGGTTTCTAATATATTTCTctaaagattttatttttcttttctttttaatggtCGTgtgcttgtttcttttttagttttaatgatACTTAAGAATTGCATGTTCCGAATCTTAAAAGCATTTTCTCTTGCAGCTGTGTTTTGAAACTGAGGAGAGAGCAAGGAAACTTTTGCTTAATGTATCATCCTTATTGAAGCCGGGgggttatttttttggtattacTCCCGACTCATCTACAATATGGTAAGGAATATGCTTGCAAAAGACCtgttgtttaatttgttattttatatcttaaatttattttgttaaatttgaaCATTTGTTGAATTGTTTTGATATACATGGCCCTCTTATATGTGAAACATCAAAATAGTTCTAATTCAGCCTTGGGGGAGGGAAATAGTTATTGCTAGattatttgacattttgtTTTCATACAGGGCCAAGTACCAGAAGAATGTTGAAGCATACCACAATAGAAGTAGTGGCATGAAACCAAACATTGTTCCCAACTGCATTAGATCAGAGAACTACATGATCACCTTTGAAGTTGAGGACGAGAAGTATGTATAAGTTTGAGATATTAAACATGTATCTCTtagcttttgttttcttggatGATTTTGGGTGCTCAATCTTTTTCCCGCAATGAATATGCTTCAAACTTTCAGGTTCCCGTTATTTGGAAAGAAATACCAGCTGAAATTTGCTAATGACATCTCTCCCGAAATTCATTGCTTGGTTCATTTCCCGAGCTTCATCAGGTTTAGTTTTGTTTCTGTTATAATTTTGCTTTCAAAACTTTGATTCTGGTTGTAGGTTGTATTTCTTAGTGTGGCATACATAGTACTTTCTGGCATTACaagattcctttttttttaaagcttcACACATGGAGGTTCCTTATTTTAAGATGGTTTTCTGACTGATACttcttctttggtttgaaattaattaaccatAATCATGCCTCTTAAGTGAATggatatttgaaaatttaaaatttacgCCAGAATAAGAATGGGGTGTTTGACTATCAAGTGAATATGGGTTTCAACCATAGCACCATTTAACCAACTCCTTTGCTTTGTGGCACACACATGCTCTCTTTGATTGGTTGTCTTTTACTTCTTTAATGCCTTACTGGTGATTTTCAATTGATCTTGATTATCCGTTTCTGTGGTAAGTTATTCAGGTTAGCCAGAGAAGCTGGTCTGGAGTATGTGGAGATTCAAAACTTAACAGAATTTTATGATGACAACAGGTTTTGAattcttgttttcttgttaAATTTTTCACAAGCATGTCTCCAGTGtatttttcaagaaatttttttttcctatgaaTAAAACCTTAAAACCATAGttattattttctattcaTTTTGCATAAGTTTGTTTAAACTTATCATGgctgatttttcttctttcctattTCACTTTTCTCTGTAAGagcacaatttgcaggcatgatAATGAATTTTGGTCCAAACCTTGTGGATCCTAGAGGAAGGCTTCTTCCTCGATCATATGATGTGTTAGGTAATGCATTTGTTGCCATTTGTTTCTACAATGTTGTCTTTTGCAACTTGCTCTATATATAGTTTCCCATTTCTTGGGCATTCTCCTTTTGCAGGTCTATATACCACATTTATATTTCAAAAGCCAGACCCTGATGTTGCTCCCCCACTTACGACACCATTGCTGCATGATGTAACTTACATTCAGGATGAGGCaagtattttaaaatttgctaAAAATACATTGAAATTGGGCCTACGAAGCATGACTAGTCTCCTAGTCACTGAAAAATCAACAATTTTAATCCTAATAATCAACTTGTTTTAAGGTAAATTTGATATTAATAGTTATGATGGAAACCTCGTATTGTGGTGCTCTTcagtgtttttttctttccttcctttctATATTACTTTTTATATCTGTGCTTGCTTGGcttgaattttcttatttatatgattGGACTACtactctaattttattttttctggttttcttttgatacTGTAGAGAGAGTGGCAAGTGCCAGTGACGACTGTCTGGAGGGATGATGAAAAGAGCGTACCGGTAGAGCCACCTCCTGGCCTGGGCAAGATTAGTGAACAAAAAGGGATTTTGGGTCCTGGCCCTGCTGAGTTGCGTTTTTCTGAGGCACTTTGACCTGGTGGTCGATGGAGGGATGGAGGCAAGAAGAATGTGGATGGAAAAGACTGATTTTTAACAAAGTTGTAACAGCAGTGTGGCATGTTCATTAATTTCCTGGGTAGACTCTGTTTTAGTACTTAGattattctctttttcctcattTAATGCAGGCTTTTGAATTTGACAAGACTTTGTATACTAGTAGGTTAAAGCAAATGCAATGATTAATGATTAAATGATTTGAACTTCAACGTTGCTAAATTCCTCTTTTGTTCCCTCCCTCACCAGATAAACTTGTATGAAACGGGGATAGCACTACTTTGCTATTCCCAACCAATTACAGACGGTCATGTGGAAAATTATCACGTATGATATGTCATGATTGACCGGGTACAGCAAAAGAGTGTTATTCCCGTTTTACACAAGTATTTCTCCCCACCGACAGTAAACTGAGCTTTCAAGTCCTTATTATGTGTTAACTGATTTCATAATTTGGGAGCATAAAAGACGGGGGCTGGTTGGGCTTCTACAATATTataaggagaaaagaaaaacagttatcgtttgaaaaaataaaaataaaaataaaaggaaaaatgtaGATTTgcacgcccagtgggactCGAACCCACAATCGCCTGATTAGAAGTCAGACGCCTTATCCATTAGGCCATGGGCGCTTGTTGTTAATACGTTCTCGTCaataacattttattttagatttctGTTGAAATTCACCTTGTCGATTGAGCGGTTAAATATTTGTgtatttttcaacattttcATAAGAATAAATAGATATATAGAAGAAGATGACGAGGATGGCCGTTGGTCTACCTCTGCTTGCGTGCTGGTTTTGCATGCTGCTTTGCATGGTGAACACTTGTTGAGCTGCGGCACGGACAGCTTAGCTCATCCCCTTGTGCTTGCGTACGTACATGATGTCATTTCTGGTTTAGATGAAGGCTCCAATCCAATCccttcatttaaaaaaatcaaccaaaaacaaaagggttctctcactaaaataaattttttattgagtCTATTCATATGACACTTTAATGCTTTATTGGCACgtttatttaattgaaatgGATAAAGTAAGAAATTGACGAATTTAGGAATATAGAAAGAGTCCTAAGAAATCAGAATTAGATCAACTATTCTCTTTCTACTTGATTCAATTTCTGGTTTGATGTTCtttctaaataaaaatttctggTTTGATGTTATTCAATTACATATTTTAAAgtgaaattgaaatatattttttattccttATGTATTAACACAcgtagaaaaaataaatcagaaaaattagAATAATTCGCTTTCTTCTTATACATATTCTTTTTAAGTTAAAAAGCCAATAAATAATGGATACagatttattaataaaatttgaacaattCAACTTAAAATCACTCGATAATGGATGAAGAAGTTGAACATGACAATGGATAACACCCACATGTCTCAACAATCACTAATTCTATGTATATACAAGCGGAGTAGAATTTTTCGCATACACACtacaaaaatattataaattaaatttaagacCATTAATCCGCATGCCAATGATATTTTTCATTGAACTAAAGCCCAAAGATGTCAAATATAGGTGGGCTACATGTCTGATAAAACTATGCTCCACTGTCCTTTGATCAAGCCATTAAGCATTTGATTCACAAGGAGACGAAGTGTTAAATGCCAAAACTCCGGCTAACAGAGCGCGTGGGGCAAAGAGTCTAACAAAGCTGCAAAAGCCGTTCAAGGAAAGAAGAATTGTGTCCTACACATACATAAACCTGCAATTC
Above is a window of Prunus persica cultivar Lovell chromosome G2, Prunus_persica_NCBIv2, whole genome shotgun sequence DNA encoding:
- the LOC18785326 gene encoding mRNA cap guanine-N7 methyltransferase 2 isoform X2, translating into MSQHAGPRAESTHHRLYEFAKAALTRIFVHPYATVCELYCGGGVDAEKWDEAQIGHYIGIDGSSSGINQRREAWESQRKAYTADFFELDPCMEDVEIHLKDQTNPADLVCCLKNLQLCFETEERARKLLLNVSSLLKPGGYFFGITPDSSTIWAKYQKNVEAYHNRSSGMKPNIVPNCIRSENYMITFEVEDEKFPLFGKKYQLKFANDISPEIHCLVHFPSFIRLAREAGLEYVEIQNLTEFYDDNRHDNEFWSKPCGS
- the LOC18785326 gene encoding mRNA cap guanine-N7 methyltransferase 2 isoform X1, translated to MSQHAGPRAESTHHRLYEFAKAALTRIFVHPYATVCELYCGGGVDAEKWDEAQIGHYIGIDGSSSGINQRREAWESQRKAYTADFFELDPCMEDVEIHLKDQTNPADLVCCLKNLQLCFETEERARKLLLNVSSLLKPGGYFFGITPDSSTIWAKYQKNVEAYHNRSSGMKPNIVPNCIRSENYMITFEVEDEKFPLFGKKYQLKFANDISPEIHCLVHFPSFIRLAREAGLEYVEIQNLTEFYDDNRAQFAGMIMNFGPNLVDPRGRLLPRSYDVLGLYTTFIFQKPDPDVAPPLTTPLLHDVTYIQDEREWQVPVTTVWRDDEKSVPVEPPPGLGKISEQKGILGPGPAELRFSEAL